One stretch of Micromonospora echinospora DNA includes these proteins:
- a CDS encoding PASTA domain-containing protein → MTDERRPDGDGTGPGRARLLIGGGLAVVLLAVIGGSAGWILAGDPDRPAAPGEAAPVVTASTSAPVTTPPATTAAAPTGTRTSAPAGLTVPEVVGVDFEQARRELRDRRLGWRLVFGTGAGRSVERASPAPGTPVKRGVTVSLFVTGPAPAVTVPDVGTLSCSDAADDLVDAGLYPRYGTGRQGPVTAQEPVAGSPARWNDQVVLTCGDTRSVSPSATPSPTG, encoded by the coding sequence ATGACGGACGAGCGGCGACCGGACGGCGACGGCACCGGCCCGGGACGGGCCAGGCTGCTCATCGGCGGCGGTCTGGCAGTGGTTCTGCTGGCGGTGATCGGGGGCAGCGCCGGCTGGATCCTGGCCGGTGACCCGGACCGCCCGGCCGCGCCCGGCGAGGCCGCGCCGGTCGTCACGGCCTCGACGTCCGCGCCGGTCACCACGCCACCTGCGACCACAGCCGCCGCCCCGACCGGTACGCGGACGAGCGCGCCCGCCGGGCTCACCGTGCCGGAGGTGGTCGGCGTCGACTTCGAGCAGGCCCGCCGGGAGTTGCGTGACCGCCGGCTCGGCTGGCGACTGGTCTTCGGCACCGGCGCCGGACGCTCGGTGGAGCGCGCCTCGCCGGCGCCGGGCACGCCGGTGAAGCGCGGTGTCACCGTCTCCCTGTTCGTGACCGGACCGGCCCCCGCGGTCACCGTGCCCGACGTGGGCACGCTGTCCTGCTCCGACGCGGCCGACGACCTGGTGGACGCCGGTCTCTATCCCCGGTACGGCACCGGCCGCCAAGGTCCGGTCACCGCGCAGGAGCCGGTCGCGGGCAGCCCGGCGCGGTGGAACGACCAGGTGGTGCTGACCTGCGGCGACACCCGGTCCGTGTCGCCGAGCGCCACCCCGTCGCCGACTGGCTGA